Proteins found in one Vallitalea guaymasensis genomic segment:
- a CDS encoding AAA family ATPase — MKMLNGKSFIENKMLKTIIARRDELKCIKEEFDSVLEGGSGVVLVKGLPGIGKTFLVESLVRDLVSNNVTYVYGKFRKNNKKSFIAITEIIERMVKHILTLPPEQLKNIQRNLKETLGSDIEIITSISPYSSKLLGNYKSINIDNYNKLKYRIKKAVHRFISIVSESLFPLIIFIDDLHWADSSSLEIIEYLCKKNESLNTLLIVAYRNNKTENTSRRDNKKKIIQLEDTYMTMELQELTDGDISEYLQLIMGEETENINYLARFIYGLTLGNPFYMNEIINVFIQEAILIFSEQTNQWVVELDGLNRLSLPVDIEMVIIHKINKLDKAKKELLDIIACLDGKVDYHILRKIVDIDDTLLSNQLETLCQDAFLLKKIENEQITEIVTYDFVHDIILELVYKSIEPVNRKNIHYRIAETLLNNTEDIFVEKNRLFIVSQLLRSDKSILSYENTERWIYELYHAGIEAKRTTSVKQAIKIFLLSLQLISDYDFNEKDDMEMKINLELGECEFICEKYEEAKERFDSLITKYNKKENLIAIKRRYLKLHSHDGDCEKVIEIGLELLKLLDLDFNIKHLKMDLLKGKKLFSNKAIEQIKDKPIITDKRLLYILETLTTMIPAANCIDGNIFHLIIIKIGILSVKYGNSSYSPIGYGAYSYILYNVWNDYEKGKKLENITLELLESNDNLLTKSIVYSFIGAFVHHWSNPLEQGIEYLEKSTQEGARIGELIYSGYAIISIIYTKYVCGISLREITHYINSLEKDLHMKGYDVVKFIDYVFSPHVDYLEKGKVTKKYGQIKEEAALLNNTKGLAYNAFMIQRLFMECKIQEAYELVKKITPTIRSLKGHIIYVDLIFYSTLIRLAEHDKLFEHEKKENKRLIKECLRELNYWVNIYKENHYARYLLAKVEYTKLFDNNHFIDKLYNKAINYAEKQDNLQIGAVANYLTAKYHHESNRKLAEFYAREAVILYEEWGAKYIADLIEKEFNLEDDIHENSKAKLHNTIVEEKAETNENISEIIYNLINKIEPLEENEGIKYILGFLIDNHYADYGAVLFEKKDEMYLQYEKLNNRKVNIHREPVNMKYVNHMSHKIIRYVARTGEEIILNKKPEKGLYVRDLYIMNKDEVSILCIPINYLGVLIGIVYLEKARTQCFNGNIIKIIKSVIPTLISKRTTIKHVNLYNLLNPQNIISELTNREIEVLKLVAEGMSNASISKELYITLGTVKNHLSNIYSKLEVDSRIKAVIRAKDLNIINI, encoded by the coding sequence ATAATGTCACATATGTATATGGTAAATTTAGAAAAAATAATAAAAAGTCTTTCATAGCTATCACAGAAATCATAGAACGAATGGTAAAGCATATCCTAACCTTACCTCCTGAGCAGTTAAAAAATATTCAAAGGAATTTGAAAGAGACATTAGGTTCAGATATAGAGATAATAACATCTATCAGCCCTTATTCATCAAAATTACTAGGAAATTATAAAAGCATTAACATTGATAATTATAATAAATTAAAATATAGAATAAAAAAAGCAGTACATAGATTCATTTCAATTGTTTCAGAATCCTTGTTTCCATTAATAATATTTATTGATGATTTACATTGGGCTGACAGTTCATCTTTAGAAATAATAGAATATTTGTGCAAAAAAAATGAATCACTGAATACGTTACTGATAGTTGCTTATAGGAATAATAAGACTGAAAATACTAGTAGAAGAGATAATAAAAAAAAGATAATACAACTTGAAGATACATATATGACGATGGAGTTACAAGAGCTCACAGATGGAGACATTAGTGAATATCTACAATTGATTATGGGAGAAGAAACAGAAAATATTAATTATCTAGCTAGATTCATTTATGGATTAACATTGGGCAATCCATTTTATATGAATGAGATAATCAATGTTTTTATTCAAGAAGCTATACTTATATTTTCAGAACAGACAAATCAATGGGTAGTAGAATTGGATGGATTAAATAGATTAAGTTTACCTGTAGATATTGAAATGGTTATAATACATAAGATAAATAAGTTGGATAAAGCTAAGAAGGAACTTCTAGATATTATAGCATGTCTTGATGGTAAAGTTGATTATCATATATTAAGAAAAATAGTAGATATTGATGATACTCTACTGAGTAATCAATTAGAGACTTTATGCCAAGATGCATTTCTCTTGAAGAAAATAGAAAATGAGCAAATAACAGAAATAGTAACTTATGATTTTGTACATGATATAATCTTGGAATTAGTTTATAAAAGTATAGAACCTGTAAATAGAAAAAATATTCATTATAGAATTGCTGAAACACTATTAAATAATACAGAAGATATATTTGTTGAAAAAAACAGGCTCTTCATAGTATCACAGTTATTACGTTCGGACAAAAGTATATTATCCTATGAAAATACGGAAAGATGGATTTATGAACTATACCACGCAGGTATTGAGGCAAAACGGACAACTTCTGTAAAACAAGCCATAAAAATATTCCTATTATCTTTACAGCTAATCTCAGATTATGACTTTAATGAAAAAGATGATATGGAAATGAAAATAAATCTAGAATTAGGTGAATGCGAATTCATCTGTGAAAAATATGAAGAAGCTAAGGAAAGATTTGATTCTCTTATAACAAAGTATAATAAGAAAGAAAATTTGATAGCCATAAAAAGACGATATTTAAAACTTCATTCCCATGATGGTGATTGTGAAAAGGTAATAGAAATAGGTCTTGAATTATTAAAACTATTGGATCTTGATTTTAATATAAAACATCTTAAGATGGATTTGTTAAAGGGGAAAAAGTTATTCTCAAATAAAGCTATAGAACAAATTAAAGATAAACCTATAATTACTGATAAAAGATTGTTATATATCTTGGAAACCTTGACAACAATGATTCCAGCGGCTAATTGTATTGATGGTAATATATTTCACCTTATCATTATTAAAATAGGTATTCTATCGGTCAAATATGGAAATTCCTCTTACTCACCAATAGGATATGGAGCCTATAGTTATATTCTTTATAATGTATGGAATGATTACGAAAAGGGTAAGAAACTAGAAAATATAACATTGGAATTATTAGAGAGTAATGATAATCTGTTAACAAAATCAATTGTGTACTCATTTATAGGTGCTTTTGTTCATCATTGGTCGAATCCATTAGAGCAAGGTATAGAGTATCTGGAGAAATCTACCCAAGAAGGCGCTAGAATAGGTGAATTAATATACAGTGGTTATGCTATCATATCCATTATCTATACAAAATATGTTTGTGGGATATCTTTGAGAGAAATAACACATTATATTAATTCCCTAGAGAAAGATTTACATATGAAAGGATATGATGTGGTAAAATTCATAGATTATGTTTTTAGTCCCCATGTTGATTATCTGGAAAAAGGCAAGGTCACAAAAAAATATGGTCAAATCAAAGAAGAGGCAGCATTACTTAATAATACAAAAGGCTTGGCATATAATGCTTTTATGATTCAAAGATTATTTATGGAATGTAAAATACAAGAAGCTTATGAACTAGTAAAGAAAATTACCCCAACCATACGTTCTTTGAAAGGACACATTATATATGTGGATCTAATATTTTATAGTACACTTATAAGATTAGCAGAACATGACAAGTTATTTGAACATGAGAAAAAAGAAAATAAACGGTTAATAAAAGAATGTCTAAGAGAGTTGAACTATTGGGTAAATATATATAAAGAAAATCATTATGCGAGATATTTACTTGCTAAGGTGGAATACACTAAGCTTTTTGATAATAACCATTTCATTGATAAACTATACAATAAAGCAATAAACTATGCTGAAAAACAAGACAATCTTCAAATAGGAGCTGTTGCCAATTATCTGACAGCAAAATATCATCATGAATCTAATAGAAAACTTGCTGAATTCTATGCCAGAGAAGCGGTGATTCTATATGAAGAATGGGGAGCCAAATATATAGCAGATTTGATTGAAAAGGAATTCAATCTAGAAGATGATATCCATGAAAATAGTAAAGCAAAATTACATAATACCATAGTAGAGGAAAAAGCAGAGACTAACGAAAATATAAGCGAAATTATATATAATCTCATAAACAAAATTGAACCACTGGAGGAAAATGAGGGAATCAAGTATATATTGGGATTTCTAATTGACAATCATTATGCTGATTACGGTGCTGTACTTTTTGAGAAAAAAGATGAAATGTATCTTCAATATGAAAAGTTGAATAACAGAAAAGTGAATATACATAGAGAACCAGTCAATATGAAATATGTTAACCATATGTCTCATAAAATAATCAGATATGTTGCAAGAACTGGAGAAGAAATAATTCTTAACAAGAAGCCAGAAAAAGGATTGTATGTAAGAGACTTATATATAATGAATAAAGATGAAGTATCCATACTATGTATACCAATCAATTATCTAGGTGTACTTATAGGAATTGTATATCTAGAAAAAGCACGTACTCAATGTTTTAACGGTAATATCATAAAAATTATCAAAAGTGTTATTCCCACATTAATATCAAAAAGAACTACTATAAAACATGTTAATCTCTATAATTTACTTAATCCTCAAAATATTATATCAGAATTGACCAATAGAGAAATAGAGGTTCTAAAATTAGTAGCAGAGGGAATGTCAAATGCGTCTATCAGCAAAGAATTATATATTACATTAGGAACAGTAAAAAATCATTTAAGTAATATATACAGTAAATTAGAAGTTGACAGTAGAATAAAAGCAGTTATAAGAGCAAAAGACCTCAATATAATCAATATATAA
- a CDS encoding phage tail protein translates to MIQMLGEIKLFPYDDIPEDWIKCDGRSLHINKYPKLYMLIGMKFGKDGSLQFKLPDLTAFTPKDLTYCISVEGELPKIHGKRSML, encoded by the coding sequence ATGATTCAGATGTTGGGAGAAATCAAGCTCTTCCCCTATGATGATATACCAGAAGATTGGATAAAATGTGATGGCAGGTCTTTGCATATTAATAAGTATCCTAAGCTTTATATGTTGATTGGTATGAAATTCGGAAAAGATGGCAGTTTACAATTTAAGTTACCTGATTTAACTGCATTCACACCAAAAGATTTAACATATTGTATTTCAGTAGAAGGGGAACTACCTAAAATTCATGGAAAAAGGAGTATGTTATGA